A region from the Candidatus Electrothrix scaldis genome encodes:
- a CDS encoding ATP-binding protein: MTRRRPLFWQIFPVSLLIILSTVLAVSWFATTTFKQFYYDQMAEDIEARALLLEQKVLDLIMESTDALQDFCRQAGRRAHTRITVVAPDGVVLADSNEDPQRMEKHGMRPEITWAYSGRTGSSLRFSKTLHQDMLYVAIPLRLNPASKPGALRLSVPATALNTVLATIRTRIILASLLIILLATIFSRQLALRISRPLEEIKHGAEQLSSGAKTRLVNIHEHGLSLEMSGLITSLNRMAEQLMERILLTRRQHNELEAVFSSMTEAVLAVDAEECVIRMNRAAGSLFRIDPQISKDKSVQGVIRNPQLMEMVRGTLSSNYSTDAEIELFDGQKRTILEVRVVPLQDSAQQPIGALLVINDVTRINRLENVRRDFVANVSHELKTPITVIKGYVETLLDGGLDAHADGNKFLQIVLRQAGRLDAIIDDLLSLSRIENKTKNKETALDLTLDALTPTLQAALQTCELKAEEKQVGLELHCPADLKAIHNPALLEEAVINLLSNAITYSPAGSSVVVRATSYQESARKKWVKIAVEDKGCGIQREHLDRIFERFYRCDKARSRENGGTGLGLSIVKHIAQTHGGSVEVESQFGKGSTFTLKLPA; encoded by the coding sequence ATGACACGGCGACGCCCCCTTTTTTGGCAGATATTTCCAGTCAGCCTTCTGATCATTCTCAGTACCGTCCTGGCGGTCAGCTGGTTTGCAACCACGACCTTTAAGCAATTCTATTATGACCAGATGGCCGAGGACATTGAAGCCCGGGCCTTATTGCTGGAGCAAAAAGTCCTGGACCTGATCATGGAGTCAACTGATGCGCTTCAGGATTTCTGTCGTCAAGCCGGACGACGGGCCCATACCCGCATCACCGTGGTTGCCCCGGACGGGGTGGTGCTGGCGGATTCTAACGAAGATCCCCAGCGCATGGAAAAGCACGGAATGAGGCCTGAGATCACCTGGGCCTATAGCGGACGCACCGGTTCCTCTCTGCGCTTTTCCAAAACTCTGCACCAGGACATGCTCTATGTAGCCATTCCTCTTCGGCTCAACCCAGCCAGTAAACCGGGTGCATTGCGGCTCTCTGTTCCGGCCACAGCCCTGAATACGGTGCTGGCAACCATCCGCACCCGTATCATTCTCGCTTCCCTCCTGATTATCCTGCTGGCCACCATCTTTTCCCGCCAACTGGCCCTGCGTATCAGCCGTCCTCTGGAAGAAATAAAGCACGGAGCAGAACAGCTCTCTTCCGGTGCCAAGACCCGGCTCGTCAATATTCATGAACATGGCCTCTCGCTGGAAATGAGCGGCCTTATAACCTCTCTGAACAGAATGGCGGAGCAGCTTATGGAAAGGATTCTCCTGACCCGTCGCCAGCATAACGAGCTGGAGGCTGTGTTTTCCTCCATGACCGAGGCCGTGCTTGCGGTGGATGCTGAAGAGTGCGTGATTCGAATGAACCGTGCTGCCGGCAGTCTCTTTCGCATTGATCCCCAAATCAGCAAAGACAAATCTGTGCAGGGCGTAATTCGCAACCCGCAACTGATGGAGATGGTCCGGGGAACCCTGAGCAGTAATTACTCCACAGACGCTGAGATAGAACTCTTTGACGGCCAAAAGCGAACAATTCTCGAAGTTCGGGTCGTGCCACTACAGGATAGTGCCCAGCAACCCATCGGTGCCCTGCTGGTGATAAATGATGTCACCCGCATCAATCGCCTGGAAAATGTCCGCCGGGATTTTGTCGCCAATGTCTCCCATGAGCTCAAAACTCCGATAACCGTGATCAAGGGATATGTGGAAACCCTGCTGGATGGCGGGCTGGATGCCCATGCAGACGGCAATAAATTTCTTCAGATCGTCCTGCGTCAGGCCGGGCGTCTGGATGCCATTATTGATGATCTGCTCAGTCTGTCCCGCATTGAGAATAAGACCAAGAACAAAGAGACTGCTCTGGATCTGACCCTGGATGCGCTGACTCCGACCCTGCAAGCGGCCTTACAGACCTGCGAACTCAAGGCTGAGGAAAAACAGGTCGGCCTGGAGCTCCATTGCCCTGCGGACCTCAAGGCTATCCACAACCCGGCCCTGCTGGAGGAAGCGGTGATCAACCTCCTCAGCAATGCGATTACCTATAGCCCGGCAGGCTCATCAGTGGTTGTGCGGGCTACATCGTATCAGGAGAGCGCCAGGAAGAAATGGGTCAAGATCGCTGTTGAGGATAAAGGCTGCGGCATTCAGCGGGAGCATCTGGACCGAATCTTTGAGCGCTTTTATCGCTGTGATAAGGCGCGGAGCCGGGAAAACGGCGGGACCGGTTTGGGGCTCTCCATCGTCAAGCATATCGCCCAAACCCACGGTGGGAGCGTTGAGGTGGAGAGTCAGTTCGGTAAAGGCTCAACCTTTACTCTGAAGCTGCCAGCGTGA